The proteins below are encoded in one region of Ochotona princeps isolate mOchPri1 chromosome 24, mOchPri1.hap1, whole genome shotgun sequence:
- the ATXN2L gene encoding ataxin-2-like protein isoform X7 has product MLKPQPSQQTSQPQQPPPPAPQAVARRPPGGTSPPNGGLPGPLAAASTPPGPPAAASPCLGPAAAAGSGLRRGAEGILAPQPPQQQQHPERSGAGAIGSARGQSTGKGPPQSPVFEGVYNNSRMLHFLTAVVGSTCDVKVKNGTTYEGIFKTLSSKFELAVDAVHRKVSEPAGGPRREDIVDTMVFKPSDVMLVHFRNVDFNYATKDKFTDSAIAMNSKVNGEHKEKVLQRWEGGDSNSDDYDLESDMSNGWDPNEMFKFNEENYGVKTTYDSSLSSYTVPLEKDNSEEFRQRELRAAQLAREIEASPQYRLRIAMENDDGRTEEEKHSAVQRQGSGRESPSLAAREGKYIPLPQRVREGPRGGVRCSSSRGGRPGLSSLPPRGPHHLDSSSPGPGAEARGINGGPSRMSPKAQRPLRGAKTLSSPSSRPSGEASLPSPPTAPPFLPVGRMYPPRSPKSAAPAPISASCPEPPIGSAVAASSASIPVTSSVTDPTVGSVSPASPKISLAPTDVKELPTKEPGRALEPQELARITGKVPGLQNEQKRFQLEELRKFGAQFKLQSSSSPDTSLDAFPPRILKEEAKGKEKEVDGLLASEPLGSPVSSKTEAALDKEDKASLAAAGGTEGPEQPQPSCPSQTGSPPVGLLKGDDKDEGPVAEQVKKSTLNPNAKEFNPTKPLLSVNKSTSTPTSPGPRTHSTPSIPVLTAGQSGLYSPQYISYIPQIHMGPAVQAPQMYPYPVSNSVPGQQGKYRGAKGSLPPQRSDQHQPASAPPMMQAAAAAGPPLVAATPYSSYIPYNPQQFPGQPAMMQPMAHYPSQPVFAPMLQSNPRMLTSGSHPQAIVSSSTPQYPSAEQPTPQALYATVHQSYPHHATQLHAHQPQPATTPTGSQPQSQHAAPSPVQQHQAGQAPHLGSGQPQQNLYHPGALTGTPPSLPPGPSAQSPQSSFPQPAAVYAIHPHQQLPHGFTNMAHVTQAHVQTGITAAPPPHPGAPHPPQVMLLHPPQSHGGPPQGAVPQSGVPALSASTPSPYPYIGHPQGEQPGQAPGFPGGADDRIREFSLAGGIWHGRAEGLQVGQDARVLGGE; this is encoded by the exons GGGCCAGAGCACAGGGAAGGGGCCTCCACAGTCACCT GTGTTTGAAGGTGTTTATAACAATTCGAGGATGCTGCATTTCCTTACTGCTGTTGTG GGCTCCACTTGTGATGTCAAAGTGAAAAATGGCACCACCTATGAGGGTATCTTCAAGACTCTGAGCTCCAAG TTTGAACTAGCCGTGGATGCTGTGCACCGGAAGGTATCTGAGCCAGCAGGTGGTCCCCGGCGGGAGGATATTGTGGACACGATGGTGTTCAAGCCGAGTGACGTGATGCTCGTCCACTTCCGAAATGTTGACTTCAATTACGCTACTAAAG ACAAGTTCACTGATTCCGCCATTGCCATGAACTCGAAGGTGAATGGGGAACACAAAGAGAAGGTGCTGCAGCGCTGGGAAGGGGGCGACAGCAACAGCGATGACTACGACCTCGAGTCTGACATG TCCAATGGGTGGGACCCCAATGAAATGTTCAAGTTCAATGAGGAGAACTACGGTGTGAAGACTACCTACGATAGTAGTTTGTCTTCTTACAC GGTACCCTTGGAAAAGGACAATTCTGAAGAGTTCCGGCAGCGGGAGCTGCGTGCGGCCCAGCTGGCAAGAGAGATTGAGGCGAGCCCCCAGTACCGCCTGCGTATCGCCATGGAGAATGACGATGGGCGCACTGAGGAGGAGAAACATAGTGCTGTGCAGCGGCAGGGCTCTGGGAGAGAGAGTCCCAGCTTGGCAGCCAG GGAGGGGAAGTATATCCCTCTGCCTCAACGCGTTCGGGAAGGTCCCCGGGGAGGAGTTCGCTGTAGCAGTTCTCGGGGTGGCCGGCCTGGCCTTAGCTCCTTGCCACCTCGTGGCCCTCACCATCTTGACAGTAGCAGCCCTGGCCCAGGTGCTGAGGCACGTGGTATCAATGGAG GCCCTTCCCGCATGTCCCCTAAGGCCCAGAGGCCTCTGAGAGGCGCCAAGACTTTGTCTTCACCCAGCAGCAGGCCTTCTGGAGAGGcgtcccttccctctccccctacAG CTCCCCCTTTTCTTCCAGTGGGCCGGATGTACCCGCCACGTTCTCCCAAGTCTGCTGCACCTGCCCCCATCTCTGCGTCCTGTCCGGAGCCGCCCATCGGTTCAGCAGTGGCAGCCTCTTCAGCCTCCATCCCTGTGACGTCATCAGTCACAGATCCTACAGTGGGCTCCGTCTCCCCAGCTTCTCCAAAGATCTCCCTGGCTCCTACCGATG TCAAAGAACTGCCAACCAAGGAACCTGGCAGAGCTCTGGAGCCCCAGGAACTGGCCCGAATAACTGGGAAAG TCCCTGGACTTCAGAATGAACAAAAGCGGTTTCAACTGGAAGAACTGAGGAAGTTTGGGGCCCAGTTTAAG CTTCAGTCCAGCAGCTCCCCTGATACCAGCCTGGATGCCTTTCCCCCTCGGATCTTAAAGGAGGAGGCcaaagggaaggagaaggaagtaGACGGTCTGTTGGCCTCCGAGCCCCTGGGTTCTCCGGTCTCCTCCAAGACGGAGGCTGCGTTGGATAAAGAGGATAAAGCATCCCTGGCAGCGGCAGGGGGCACTGAGGGGCCGGAGCAGCCCCAGCCGTCCTGCCCAAGCCAAACTGGCAGCCCCCCTGTGGGCCTCCTGAAGGGAGACGACAAGGATGAGGGCCCCGTTGCCGA ACAAGTAAAGAAATCAACGTTGAACCCCAATGCCAAGGAGTTCAATCCTACAAAACCTCTGCTATCTGTG AACAAATCCACCAGTACCCCGACTTCTCCGGGGCCCCGAACTCACTCAACTCCCTCCATCCCGGTGCTGACAGCAGGCCAGAGTGGGCTCTACAGCCCCCAGTACATCTCCTACATACCTCAGATTCACATGGGACCAGCTGTGCAG GCACCCCAGATGTATCCATATCCTGTGTCTAATTCAGTGCCTGGACAGCAGGGCAAGTACCGGGGAGCCAAAG GCTCTCTGCCCCCACAGCGCTCGGACCAACACCAGCCAGCCTCAGCCCCTCCCATGatgcaggctgctgctgctgcaggcccaCCTCTGGTGGCTGCCACACCGTATTCTTCCTACATCCCCTACAACCCCCAGCAGTTCCCAGGCCAGCCTGCTATGATGCAACCCATGGCTCACTATCCCTCACAG CCCGTGTTTGCCCCCATGCTTCAAAGCAATCCACGCATGCTGACGTCGGGTAGCCATCCCCAGGCCATTGTGTCATCCTCTACCCCTCAGTACCCTTCTGCAGAGCAGCCCACCCCCCAAGCCCTTTATG CCACTGTTCACCAGTCCTACCCGCACCATGCCACGCAGCTCCACGCCCACCAACCACAGCCGGCAACCACGCCTACCGGGAGCCAGCCGCAGTCACAGCATGCGGCCCCCAGTCCTGTTCAG CAGCATCAGGCGGGGCAGGCCCCACACCTGGGCAGTGGACAGCCTCAGCAGAACCTGTACCACCCAGGGGCCCTGACAGGCACGCCACCCTCTCTGCCCCCGGGCCCGTCTGCCCAGTCCCCTCAGAGCAGCTTCCCCCAGCCAGCCGCTGTGTACGCCATCCATCCCCACCAGCAGCTGCCCCACGGCTTCACCAACATGGCCCATGTTACCCAG GCCCATGTCCAAACTGGAATCACAGCAGCCCCGCCCCCTCACCCTGGGGCTCCCCACCCGCCCCAGGTGATGCTGCTGCACCCACCCCAGAGCCATGGGGGGCCCCCCCAAGGCGCAGTGCCCCAGAGTGGGGTGCCTGCACTCTCAGCTTCCACACCCTCACCCTACCCCTACATCGGACACCCCCAAGGTGAGCAGCCTGGCCAGGCGCCTGGATTTCCAGGAGGAGCCGATGACAGGATTCGTGAGTTCTCGTTAGCTGGGGGAATTTGGCATGGAAGAGCTGAGGGGCTGCAGGTGGGGCAGGATGCACGGGTTCTGGGTGGGGAGTGA
- the ATXN2L gene encoding ataxin-2-like protein isoform X11, with translation MLKPQPSQQTSQPQQPPPPAPQAVARRPPGGTSPPNGGLPGPLAAASTPPGPPAAASPCLGPAAAAGSGLRRGAEGILAPQPPQQQQHPERSGAGAIGSARGQSTGKGPPQSPVFEGVYNNSRMLHFLTAVVGSTCDVKVKNGTTYEGIFKTLSSKFELAVDAVHRKVSEPAGGPRREDIVDTMVFKPSDVMLVHFRNVDFNYATKDKFTDSAIAMNSKVNGEHKEKVLQRWEGGDSNSDDYDLESDMSNGWDPNEMFKFNEENYGVKTTYDSSLSSYTVPLEKDNSEEFRQRELRAAQLAREIEASPQYRLRIAMENDDGRTEEEKHSAVQRQGSGRESPSLAAREGKYIPLPQRVREGPRGGVRCSSSRGGRPGLSSLPPRGPHHLDSSSPGPGAEARGINGGPSRMSPKAQRPLRGAKTLSSPSSRPSGEASLPSPPTVGRMYPPRSPKSAAPAPISASCPEPPIGSAVAASSASIPVTSSVTDPTVGSVSPASPKISLAPTDVKELPTKEPGRALEPQELARITGKVPGLQNEQKRFQLEELRKFGAQFKLQSSSSPDTSLDAFPPRILKEEAKGKEKEVDGLLASEPLGSPVSSKTEAALDKEDKASLAAAGGTEGPEQPQPSCPSQTGSPPVGLLKGDDKDEGPVAEQVKKSTLNPNAKEFNPTKPLLSVNKSTSTPTSPGPRTHSTPSIPVLTAGQSGLYSPQYISYIPQIHMGPAVQAPQMYPYPVSNSVPGQQGKYRGAKGSLPPQRSDQHQPASAPPMMQAAAAAGPPLVAATPYSSYIPYNPQQFPGQPAMMQPMAHYPSQPVFAPMLQSNPRMLTSGSHPQAIVSSSTPQYPSAEQPTPQALYATVHQSYPHHATQLHAHQPQPATTPTGSQPQSQHAAPSPVQQHQAGQAPHLGSGQPQQNLYHPGALTGTPPSLPPGPSAQSPQSSFPQPAAVYAIHPHQQLPHGFTNMAHVTQAHVQTGITAAPPPHPGAPHPPQVMLLHPPQSHGGPPQGAVPQSGVPALSASTPSPYPYIGHPQGEQPGQAPGFPGGADDRIREFSLAGGIWHGRAEGLQVGQDARVLGGE, from the exons GGGCCAGAGCACAGGGAAGGGGCCTCCACAGTCACCT GTGTTTGAAGGTGTTTATAACAATTCGAGGATGCTGCATTTCCTTACTGCTGTTGTG GGCTCCACTTGTGATGTCAAAGTGAAAAATGGCACCACCTATGAGGGTATCTTCAAGACTCTGAGCTCCAAG TTTGAACTAGCCGTGGATGCTGTGCACCGGAAGGTATCTGAGCCAGCAGGTGGTCCCCGGCGGGAGGATATTGTGGACACGATGGTGTTCAAGCCGAGTGACGTGATGCTCGTCCACTTCCGAAATGTTGACTTCAATTACGCTACTAAAG ACAAGTTCACTGATTCCGCCATTGCCATGAACTCGAAGGTGAATGGGGAACACAAAGAGAAGGTGCTGCAGCGCTGGGAAGGGGGCGACAGCAACAGCGATGACTACGACCTCGAGTCTGACATG TCCAATGGGTGGGACCCCAATGAAATGTTCAAGTTCAATGAGGAGAACTACGGTGTGAAGACTACCTACGATAGTAGTTTGTCTTCTTACAC GGTACCCTTGGAAAAGGACAATTCTGAAGAGTTCCGGCAGCGGGAGCTGCGTGCGGCCCAGCTGGCAAGAGAGATTGAGGCGAGCCCCCAGTACCGCCTGCGTATCGCCATGGAGAATGACGATGGGCGCACTGAGGAGGAGAAACATAGTGCTGTGCAGCGGCAGGGCTCTGGGAGAGAGAGTCCCAGCTTGGCAGCCAG GGAGGGGAAGTATATCCCTCTGCCTCAACGCGTTCGGGAAGGTCCCCGGGGAGGAGTTCGCTGTAGCAGTTCTCGGGGTGGCCGGCCTGGCCTTAGCTCCTTGCCACCTCGTGGCCCTCACCATCTTGACAGTAGCAGCCCTGGCCCAGGTGCTGAGGCACGTGGTATCAATGGAG GCCCTTCCCGCATGTCCCCTAAGGCCCAGAGGCCTCTGAGAGGCGCCAAGACTTTGTCTTCACCCAGCAGCAGGCCTTCTGGAGAGGcgtcccttccctctccccctacAG TGGGCCGGATGTACCCGCCACGTTCTCCCAAGTCTGCTGCACCTGCCCCCATCTCTGCGTCCTGTCCGGAGCCGCCCATCGGTTCAGCAGTGGCAGCCTCTTCAGCCTCCATCCCTGTGACGTCATCAGTCACAGATCCTACAGTGGGCTCCGTCTCCCCAGCTTCTCCAAAGATCTCCCTGGCTCCTACCGATG TCAAAGAACTGCCAACCAAGGAACCTGGCAGAGCTCTGGAGCCCCAGGAACTGGCCCGAATAACTGGGAAAG TCCCTGGACTTCAGAATGAACAAAAGCGGTTTCAACTGGAAGAACTGAGGAAGTTTGGGGCCCAGTTTAAG CTTCAGTCCAGCAGCTCCCCTGATACCAGCCTGGATGCCTTTCCCCCTCGGATCTTAAAGGAGGAGGCcaaagggaaggagaaggaagtaGACGGTCTGTTGGCCTCCGAGCCCCTGGGTTCTCCGGTCTCCTCCAAGACGGAGGCTGCGTTGGATAAAGAGGATAAAGCATCCCTGGCAGCGGCAGGGGGCACTGAGGGGCCGGAGCAGCCCCAGCCGTCCTGCCCAAGCCAAACTGGCAGCCCCCCTGTGGGCCTCCTGAAGGGAGACGACAAGGATGAGGGCCCCGTTGCCGA ACAAGTAAAGAAATCAACGTTGAACCCCAATGCCAAGGAGTTCAATCCTACAAAACCTCTGCTATCTGTG AACAAATCCACCAGTACCCCGACTTCTCCGGGGCCCCGAACTCACTCAACTCCCTCCATCCCGGTGCTGACAGCAGGCCAGAGTGGGCTCTACAGCCCCCAGTACATCTCCTACATACCTCAGATTCACATGGGACCAGCTGTGCAG GCACCCCAGATGTATCCATATCCTGTGTCTAATTCAGTGCCTGGACAGCAGGGCAAGTACCGGGGAGCCAAAG GCTCTCTGCCCCCACAGCGCTCGGACCAACACCAGCCAGCCTCAGCCCCTCCCATGatgcaggctgctgctgctgcaggcccaCCTCTGGTGGCTGCCACACCGTATTCTTCCTACATCCCCTACAACCCCCAGCAGTTCCCAGGCCAGCCTGCTATGATGCAACCCATGGCTCACTATCCCTCACAG CCCGTGTTTGCCCCCATGCTTCAAAGCAATCCACGCATGCTGACGTCGGGTAGCCATCCCCAGGCCATTGTGTCATCCTCTACCCCTCAGTACCCTTCTGCAGAGCAGCCCACCCCCCAAGCCCTTTATG CCACTGTTCACCAGTCCTACCCGCACCATGCCACGCAGCTCCACGCCCACCAACCACAGCCGGCAACCACGCCTACCGGGAGCCAGCCGCAGTCACAGCATGCGGCCCCCAGTCCTGTTCAG CAGCATCAGGCGGGGCAGGCCCCACACCTGGGCAGTGGACAGCCTCAGCAGAACCTGTACCACCCAGGGGCCCTGACAGGCACGCCACCCTCTCTGCCCCCGGGCCCGTCTGCCCAGTCCCCTCAGAGCAGCTTCCCCCAGCCAGCCGCTGTGTACGCCATCCATCCCCACCAGCAGCTGCCCCACGGCTTCACCAACATGGCCCATGTTACCCAG GCCCATGTCCAAACTGGAATCACAGCAGCCCCGCCCCCTCACCCTGGGGCTCCCCACCCGCCCCAGGTGATGCTGCTGCACCCACCCCAGAGCCATGGGGGGCCCCCCCAAGGCGCAGTGCCCCAGAGTGGGGTGCCTGCACTCTCAGCTTCCACACCCTCACCCTACCCCTACATCGGACACCCCCAAGGTGAGCAGCCTGGCCAGGCGCCTGGATTTCCAGGAGGAGCCGATGACAGGATTCGTGAGTTCTCGTTAGCTGGGGGAATTTGGCATGGAAGAGCTGAGGGGCTGCAGGTGGGGCAGGATGCACGGGTTCTGGGTGGGGAGTGA
- the ATXN2L gene encoding ataxin-2-like protein isoform X8 — protein MLKPQPSQQTSQPQQPPPPAPQAVARRPPGGTSPPNGGLPGPLAAASTPPGPPAAASPCLGPAAAAGSGLRRGAEGILAPQPPQQQQHPERSGAGAIGSARGQSTGKGPPQSPVFEGVYNNSRMLHFLTAVVGSTCDVKVKNGTTYEGIFKTLSSKFELAVDAVHRKVSEPAGGPRREDIVDTMVFKPSDVMLVHFRNVDFNYATKDKFTDSAIAMNSKVNGEHKEKVLQRWEGGDSNSDDYDLESDMSNGWDPNEMFKFNEENYGVKTTYDSSLSSYTVPLEKDNSEEFRQRELRAAQLAREIEASPQYRLRIAMENDDGRTEEEKHSAVQRQGSGRESPSLAAREGKYIPLPQRVREGPRGGVRCSSSRGGRPGLSSLPPRGPHHLDSSSPGPGAEARGINGGPSRMSPKAQRPLRGAKTLSSPSSRPSGEASLPSPPTAPPFLPVGRMYPPRSPKSAAPAPISASCPEPPIGSAVAASSASIPVTSSVTDPTVGSVSPASPKISLAPTDVKELPTKEPGRALEPQELARITGKVPGLQNEQKRFQLEELRKFGAQFKLQSSSSPDTSLDAFPPRILKEEAKGKEKEVDGLLASEPLGSPVSSKTEAALDKEDKASLAAAGGTEGPEQPQPSCPSQTGSPPVGLLKGDDKDEGPVAEQVKKSTLNPNAKEFNPTKPLLSVNKSTSTPTSPGPRTHSTPSIPVLTAGQSGLYSPQYISYIPQIHMGPAVQAPQMYPYPVSNSVPGQQGKYRGAKGSLPPQRSDQHQPASAPPMMQAAAAAGPPLVAATPYSSYIPYNPQQFPGQPAMMQPMAHYPSQPVFAPMLQSNPRMLTSGSHPQAIVSSSTPQYPSAEQPTPQALYATVHQSYPHHATQLHAHQPQPATTPTGSQPQSQHAAPSPVQHQAGQAPHLGSGQPQQNLYHPGALTGTPPSLPPGPSAQSPQSSFPQPAAVYAIHPHQQLPHGFTNMAHVTQAHVQTGITAAPPPHPGAPHPPQVMLLHPPQSHGGPPQGAVPQSGVPALSASTPSPYPYIGHPQGEQPGQAPGFPGGADDRIREFSLAGGIWHGRAEGLQVGQDARVLGGE, from the exons GGGCCAGAGCACAGGGAAGGGGCCTCCACAGTCACCT GTGTTTGAAGGTGTTTATAACAATTCGAGGATGCTGCATTTCCTTACTGCTGTTGTG GGCTCCACTTGTGATGTCAAAGTGAAAAATGGCACCACCTATGAGGGTATCTTCAAGACTCTGAGCTCCAAG TTTGAACTAGCCGTGGATGCTGTGCACCGGAAGGTATCTGAGCCAGCAGGTGGTCCCCGGCGGGAGGATATTGTGGACACGATGGTGTTCAAGCCGAGTGACGTGATGCTCGTCCACTTCCGAAATGTTGACTTCAATTACGCTACTAAAG ACAAGTTCACTGATTCCGCCATTGCCATGAACTCGAAGGTGAATGGGGAACACAAAGAGAAGGTGCTGCAGCGCTGGGAAGGGGGCGACAGCAACAGCGATGACTACGACCTCGAGTCTGACATG TCCAATGGGTGGGACCCCAATGAAATGTTCAAGTTCAATGAGGAGAACTACGGTGTGAAGACTACCTACGATAGTAGTTTGTCTTCTTACAC GGTACCCTTGGAAAAGGACAATTCTGAAGAGTTCCGGCAGCGGGAGCTGCGTGCGGCCCAGCTGGCAAGAGAGATTGAGGCGAGCCCCCAGTACCGCCTGCGTATCGCCATGGAGAATGACGATGGGCGCACTGAGGAGGAGAAACATAGTGCTGTGCAGCGGCAGGGCTCTGGGAGAGAGAGTCCCAGCTTGGCAGCCAG GGAGGGGAAGTATATCCCTCTGCCTCAACGCGTTCGGGAAGGTCCCCGGGGAGGAGTTCGCTGTAGCAGTTCTCGGGGTGGCCGGCCTGGCCTTAGCTCCTTGCCACCTCGTGGCCCTCACCATCTTGACAGTAGCAGCCCTGGCCCAGGTGCTGAGGCACGTGGTATCAATGGAG GCCCTTCCCGCATGTCCCCTAAGGCCCAGAGGCCTCTGAGAGGCGCCAAGACTTTGTCTTCACCCAGCAGCAGGCCTTCTGGAGAGGcgtcccttccctctccccctacAG CTCCCCCTTTTCTTCCAGTGGGCCGGATGTACCCGCCACGTTCTCCCAAGTCTGCTGCACCTGCCCCCATCTCTGCGTCCTGTCCGGAGCCGCCCATCGGTTCAGCAGTGGCAGCCTCTTCAGCCTCCATCCCTGTGACGTCATCAGTCACAGATCCTACAGTGGGCTCCGTCTCCCCAGCTTCTCCAAAGATCTCCCTGGCTCCTACCGATG TCAAAGAACTGCCAACCAAGGAACCTGGCAGAGCTCTGGAGCCCCAGGAACTGGCCCGAATAACTGGGAAAG TCCCTGGACTTCAGAATGAACAAAAGCGGTTTCAACTGGAAGAACTGAGGAAGTTTGGGGCCCAGTTTAAG CTTCAGTCCAGCAGCTCCCCTGATACCAGCCTGGATGCCTTTCCCCCTCGGATCTTAAAGGAGGAGGCcaaagggaaggagaaggaagtaGACGGTCTGTTGGCCTCCGAGCCCCTGGGTTCTCCGGTCTCCTCCAAGACGGAGGCTGCGTTGGATAAAGAGGATAAAGCATCCCTGGCAGCGGCAGGGGGCACTGAGGGGCCGGAGCAGCCCCAGCCGTCCTGCCCAAGCCAAACTGGCAGCCCCCCTGTGGGCCTCCTGAAGGGAGACGACAAGGATGAGGGCCCCGTTGCCGA ACAAGTAAAGAAATCAACGTTGAACCCCAATGCCAAGGAGTTCAATCCTACAAAACCTCTGCTATCTGTG AACAAATCCACCAGTACCCCGACTTCTCCGGGGCCCCGAACTCACTCAACTCCCTCCATCCCGGTGCTGACAGCAGGCCAGAGTGGGCTCTACAGCCCCCAGTACATCTCCTACATACCTCAGATTCACATGGGACCAGCTGTGCAG GCACCCCAGATGTATCCATATCCTGTGTCTAATTCAGTGCCTGGACAGCAGGGCAAGTACCGGGGAGCCAAAG GCTCTCTGCCCCCACAGCGCTCGGACCAACACCAGCCAGCCTCAGCCCCTCCCATGatgcaggctgctgctgctgcaggcccaCCTCTGGTGGCTGCCACACCGTATTCTTCCTACATCCCCTACAACCCCCAGCAGTTCCCAGGCCAGCCTGCTATGATGCAACCCATGGCTCACTATCCCTCACAG CCCGTGTTTGCCCCCATGCTTCAAAGCAATCCACGCATGCTGACGTCGGGTAGCCATCCCCAGGCCATTGTGTCATCCTCTACCCCTCAGTACCCTTCTGCAGAGCAGCCCACCCCCCAAGCCCTTTATG CCACTGTTCACCAGTCCTACCCGCACCATGCCACGCAGCTCCACGCCCACCAACCACAGCCGGCAACCACGCCTACCGGGAGCCAGCCGCAGTCACAGCATGCGGCCCCCAGTCCTGTTCAG CATCAGGCGGGGCAGGCCCCACACCTGGGCAGTGGACAGCCTCAGCAGAACCTGTACCACCCAGGGGCCCTGACAGGCACGCCACCCTCTCTGCCCCCGGGCCCGTCTGCCCAGTCCCCTCAGAGCAGCTTCCCCCAGCCAGCCGCTGTGTACGCCATCCATCCCCACCAGCAGCTGCCCCACGGCTTCACCAACATGGCCCATGTTACCCAG GCCCATGTCCAAACTGGAATCACAGCAGCCCCGCCCCCTCACCCTGGGGCTCCCCACCCGCCCCAGGTGATGCTGCTGCACCCACCCCAGAGCCATGGGGGGCCCCCCCAAGGCGCAGTGCCCCAGAGTGGGGTGCCTGCACTCTCAGCTTCCACACCCTCACCCTACCCCTACATCGGACACCCCCAAGGTGAGCAGCCTGGCCAGGCGCCTGGATTTCCAGGAGGAGCCGATGACAGGATTCGTGAGTTCTCGTTAGCTGGGGGAATTTGGCATGGAAGAGCTGAGGGGCTGCAGGTGGGGCAGGATGCACGGGTTCTGGGTGGGGAGTGA